Proteins encoded together in one Kitasatospora albolonga window:
- a CDS encoding MFS transporter, with the protein MSGLLIRPRIRPRVAVVLVYTAAMCMNGLDSTIVNPALYTIAGDFGRPLSAANTVETAFLVALAVGLPVAGWLGDRFGTKRVFLGALTAFTIASAVCGLAPDLNTLVVARAVQGLAGGLLTPVGMTLLFRAFPPHERMKLAKVLIVPTALMPALGPPLGGLLTEHLSWHWLFFVNVPIGTAAILLGLFGLREHVEGPEGKFDTVGFWLATPALGLLTYALGFGPSQGWTRPAVAVSAALGSVLLVAAVLHQVRARTPLLKLRLLADRVYGSASALAGVTAAGLMGVLFVFPLLYQASLGASALDAGLSVFPEAVGLMLASQVVDRLLPRLGPRLLTVPALLVAAAVFATLAIPGVAENAWSVRGLMFLIGLVLGTAVLTVQISGFESIGPADMGQAMGLFQIVRTLGGALGIAVCAAVIGGGHVTEAAADPGPYRTAVWVTAALVALGAVMALRLPREAPQPPPFDDEEAPPPGEGLAADGAPAVKG; encoded by the coding sequence GTGAGCGGGCTGCTGATCCGGCCCCGGATACGTCCCCGGGTCGCCGTCGTCCTCGTCTACACGGCCGCGATGTGCATGAACGGCCTGGACTCGACGATCGTGAACCCGGCGCTCTACACGATCGCGGGCGACTTCGGCCGCCCCCTGTCGGCCGCCAACACCGTCGAGACGGCCTTCCTGGTCGCGCTCGCGGTGGGACTGCCGGTGGCGGGGTGGCTGGGCGACCGGTTCGGGACCAAGCGGGTGTTCCTCGGCGCGCTGACCGCGTTCACGATCGCCTCGGCGGTCTGCGGTCTGGCGCCCGACCTCAACACGCTCGTGGTCGCCAGGGCCGTACAGGGCCTGGCCGGTGGGCTGTTGACGCCGGTCGGGATGACGCTGCTGTTCCGGGCGTTCCCGCCGCACGAGCGGATGAAGCTGGCCAAGGTGCTGATCGTGCCGACGGCCCTGATGCCCGCGCTGGGTCCGCCGCTGGGCGGGCTGCTCACCGAACACCTCTCCTGGCACTGGCTGTTCTTCGTGAACGTGCCGATCGGTACGGCGGCGATCCTGCTGGGTCTCTTCGGTCTGCGCGAGCATGTCGAGGGCCCCGAGGGGAAGTTCGACACGGTCGGCTTCTGGCTGGCCACTCCGGCGCTGGGGCTGCTGACGTACGCGCTCGGCTTCGGCCCGTCCCAGGGCTGGACCCGGCCCGCCGTCGCGGTCAGCGCGGCCCTGGGCTCCGTCCTGCTGGTGGCGGCCGTCCTCCACCAGGTGCGGGCGAGGACGCCGTTGCTGAAGCTGCGGCTGCTCGCGGACCGGGTGTACGGGTCGGCCTCGGCGCTCGCCGGGGTGACGGCGGCCGGGCTGATGGGCGTGCTGTTCGTCTTCCCGCTGCTCTACCAGGCGAGCCTGGGCGCCTCGGCGCTGGACGCCGGGCTGAGCGTCTTCCCGGAGGCGGTCGGGCTGATGCTGGCCTCGCAGGTGGTGGACCGGCTGCTCCCCCGGCTCGGCCCCCGGCTGCTGACCGTACCGGCGCTGCTGGTCGCCGCGGCCGTCTTCGCGACGCTCGCGATCCCGGGCGTGGCGGAGAACGCGTGGAGCGTGCGCGGGCTGATGTTCCTGATCGGTCTGGTGCTCGGTACGGCGGTCCTCACCGTGCAGATCTCCGGGTTCGAGTCGATCGGGCCCGCCGACATGGGGCAGGCGATGGGCCTGTTCCAGATCGTCCGCACGCTCGGCGGTGCCCTGGGCATCGCCGTCTGCGCGGCGGTGATCGGGGGCGGCCATGTGACGGAGGCCGCCGCCGACCCGGGCCCGTACCGCACGGCGGTATGGGTGACGGCCGCGCTCGTCGCGCTCGGGGCGGTGATGGCGCTGCGGCTGCCGCGCGAGGCCCCGCAGCCGCCGCCCTTCGACGACGAGGAGGCGCCGCCGCCGGGTGAGGGCCTGGCGGCGGACGGGGCTCCGGCCGTCAAGGGCTGA
- a CDS encoding MbtH family protein, with the protein MSDAPANPFDADGEFLVLTNDEGQHSLWPLFAAVPAGWSTAHGPCARQEALDWIGAHWSGPLAAR; encoded by the coding sequence ATGAGTGACGCACCCGCCAACCCCTTCGACGCGGACGGGGAGTTCCTCGTCCTGACCAACGACGAGGGGCAGCACTCGCTCTGGCCGCTCTTCGCGGCGGTGCCCGCCGGGTGGTCGACGGCGCACGGTCCGTGCGCCCGCCAGGAGGCGCTGGACTGGATCGGCGCCCACTGGTCCGGCCCCCTCGCCGCCCGGTGA